Proteins from one Flammeovirgaceae bacterium genomic window:
- a CDS encoding NAD-binding protein, with the protein MKQTIYRKTIITITALFSVYAFLVFLMLELESGAPNARIVSVQDGVWYAIATLTTVGYGDLVPVTYGGRMLGFVFLLSSLGIYGYVIGQVTNVMRTVKENKAMGLNGTTFEGHVVIIGWNDFSQSVIGHLNAAGKKVAIITKDKRDIEIIREYYSTDEAYVLYSDFNNFELMEKSNIRKASIVFINLQDDTEKLVYIINIKKHFPGLNYVVTLDNGNLKNTFYHAGVTYAISKNEISSKLLASYIYEPDVALFSEEIIAFAHSDDDYDMKQVQVKEGNPLTGMFYDKAFFDLKKESNVVLIGLVKVVDGKRQMLKNPEGPVKIEKGDYLVLLMDRKGHQRLKHLFHIEEGL; encoded by the coding sequence ATGAAACAGACGATTTACAGGAAAACCATCATTACCATTACTGCCTTGTTTTCGGTGTATGCCTTTCTTGTGTTCCTGATGCTGGAGCTGGAGTCTGGGGCGCCCAACGCCCGGATAGTGTCGGTACAGGACGGGGTGTGGTATGCCATTGCCACGCTCACCACCGTGGGCTACGGGGACCTGGTCCCGGTCACCTACGGTGGCCGGATGCTGGGGTTCGTGTTCCTGTTGTCCAGTTTGGGCATTTATGGATATGTTATCGGCCAGGTTACCAACGTAATGAGGACAGTTAAAGAAAATAAGGCTATGGGACTAAACGGAACAACTTTTGAAGGCCATGTGGTCATTATCGGCTGGAATGACTTTAGCCAGTCGGTGATAGGCCACCTGAATGCCGCGGGCAAGAAGGTGGCAATTATCACCAAGGACAAACGCGATATTGAGATCATCAGGGAATATTATTCCACCGATGAGGCTTACGTACTGTATTCGGACTTCAACAATTTTGAACTTATGGAGAAGTCAAACATCCGGAAGGCCTCCATTGTGTTTATCAACCTACAGGACGATACCGAGAAGCTGGTGTACATCATCAACATAAAAAAACATTTTCCCGGACTCAACTACGTGGTAACGCTTGACAACGGAAACCTGAAGAACACGTTTTACCATGCTGGCGTGACCTATGCCATTTCCAAAAACGAAATCTCGTCCAAGCTGCTGGCCAGCTACATTTATGAGCCGGACGTGGCCCTGTTCAGCGAAGAGATCATTGCCTTTGCCCATTCTGACGATGATTATGACATGAAGCAGGTCCAGGTGAAGGAGGGCAACCCCCTGACGGGCATGTTTTACGACAAGGCTTTTTTTGATTTGAAGAAAGAGAGCAATGTGGTTTTGATCGGTTTGGTGAAGGTAGTGGACGGAAAGCGCCAAATGCTCAAAAACCCGGAGGGACCGGTAAAGATTGAAAAAGGCGATTACCTGGTTTTGCTGATGGACCGCAAAGGGCATCAACGGCTAAAGCACCTGTTCCATATTGAAGAGGGGCTTTAG
- a CDS encoding BlaI/MecI/CopY family transcriptional regulator translates to MDTKKTTVKPTEKELEILHILWQNGPCSVKEVHQLMGGNVKNGYTTILKFLQIMFEKNIVSRQKSGKLHVYKAVATKENTKQQMVEKIIDTVFEGSATQLVMSALGNTRSSKEELKAIRKYLDELEGGKP, encoded by the coding sequence ATGGACACCAAAAAAACAACCGTTAAGCCCACCGAAAAGGAACTCGAGATACTGCACATATTGTGGCAAAATGGCCCATGCAGCGTGAAAGAGGTGCACCAACTTATGGGGGGCAATGTAAAAAACGGCTACACCACCATCCTCAAGTTTTTGCAGATCATGTTTGAAAAAAACATTGTCTCGCGGCAGAAAAGCGGCAAGCTGCATGTGTACAAAGCCGTTGCCACCAAAGAAAACACAAAACAGCAAATGGTGGAAAAGATCATAGATACCGTATTTGAGGGATCGGCCACACAATTGGTGATGAGTGCTTTGGGCAACACCCGGTCTTCGAAAGAAGAATTGAAGGCCATTAGGAAATACCTTGATGAATTGGAGGGGGGTAAACCATGA
- a CDS encoding M56 family metallopeptidase → MNDLFADITGYALGWTLLHSLWQGALVFGLAKIALSFVPHQKSAARYGINCIALALVISGSLVTFFSLAPPATTVPQKQIGMMLTGHVALTPAATSGAWGLLSQASNAINEKITWIVATWFVGVLLFSARLAFGLLYIQRLKGKAVMVGNEWQRKVAALGAQLGIARMVRLAESIHVSKPLLLGYAKPMVLLPLGLLSGLPAVQVEAILLHELAHIKRHDFLVNLVQSMVEVVLFFNPFVWAISAMIRKEREHCCDDKVVGLGASRLDYIKALAQLEEANHRHAPTYALALNKNKFQVFNRIKRIMETSINQNQNKAKPFILVALIAVGLISASWLTTGVEKNAVLDKTPGPSLVAGDTIIRKDKDKDKDKGKGKDKANKKEEKSATYSRKVITTYDKDGKPHKDIIEKFEGDEELRPLLSDTGRYGTGVPAVPGIPPVPSVPDLPAMPPLPDIPFHMGHAFYFDGDSLPGHFFTLEDSARWEDFGREMEKRFGRFGDEHEEFGRMMEEWGDRFGKNFQFYFNDGFADQMEALSDRLRDLDFDHNFEFNFEDNLKGMQEHLDKAKERLKQQEAELKKAEARMKGFEGALQGQLIKDGYLKKGEKVESFSWEDGALTVNGIKIKEKDTEKYEQLMDQYLHKHQDRKN, encoded by the coding sequence ATGAACGACTTGTTTGCCGATATTACAGGTTATGCGCTGGGATGGACTTTGCTCCACTCGCTTTGGCAGGGTGCCCTCGTTTTTGGCCTGGCCAAAATAGCGTTGTCGTTTGTCCCCCACCAGAAGTCTGCCGCCCGGTATGGGATAAATTGCATTGCCTTGGCCCTGGTCATCAGCGGTAGCCTCGTTACCTTCTTTAGCCTGGCCCCGCCTGCCACCACCGTCCCTCAAAAACAGATTGGCATGATGCTAACGGGGCATGTGGCCCTTACACCAGCTGCCACCAGTGGCGCCTGGGGGCTGTTGTCACAGGCAAGCAACGCCATCAATGAAAAAATAACCTGGATCGTGGCCACATGGTTTGTTGGGGTACTCCTGTTTTCCGCAAGGCTCGCCTTCGGGTTGCTGTACATCCAGCGCTTAAAGGGAAAGGCTGTGATGGTGGGCAATGAGTGGCAACGCAAAGTAGCCGCACTGGGCGCACAATTGGGCATAGCACGCATGGTACGGCTTGCCGAATCCATTCACGTCAGCAAGCCCCTGTTGCTGGGGTATGCAAAACCAATGGTGCTTTTGCCCCTCGGTCTTTTGTCGGGTTTGCCTGCCGTGCAAGTGGAGGCTATCCTTTTGCACGAGCTCGCGCACATCAAACGGCACGATTTCCTTGTCAACCTTGTCCAGTCCATGGTGGAGGTCGTCCTCTTCTTCAACCCCTTCGTGTGGGCCATCTCTGCCATGATCCGCAAAGAGAGGGAACATTGCTGTGATGATAAGGTGGTGGGACTGGGGGCAAGCCGATTGGACTATATAAAAGCGTTGGCGCAATTGGAGGAGGCCAACCACCGCCACGCGCCTACCTATGCACTTGCTTTGAACAAAAATAAATTTCAGGTCTTTAACAGGATAAAAAGGATTATGGAAACATCAATAAACCAAAACCAAAACAAGGCCAAACCATTTATTCTGGTGGCCTTGATTGCAGTGGGGCTGATCAGTGCCTCATGGCTCACCACCGGGGTTGAAAAGAATGCTGTCCTGGACAAAACGCCTGGCCCATCCCTTGTGGCGGGCGATACCATCATCAGGAAAGACAAGGACAAGGACAAAGACAAGGGGAAGGGCAAAGATAAAGCCAACAAGAAGGAAGAAAAATCGGCCACCTATTCGCGCAAGGTGATCACCACTTACGACAAGGATGGGAAGCCCCACAAGGACATAATCGAAAAATTTGAAGGGGATGAAGAACTGCGCCCCCTCCTGTCGGACACTGGCCGTTACGGTACGGGTGTACCCGCTGTCCCCGGCATTCCCCCGGTGCCGTCAGTTCCGGACTTGCCCGCCATGCCTCCCCTGCCCGACATTCCCTTCCACATGGGCCACGCCTTTTATTTTGATGGTGATAGTTTGCCTGGCCATTTTTTCACGCTCGAAGATTCAGCACGGTGGGAAGATTTTGGCCGTGAAATGGAAAAAAGGTTTGGGCGCTTTGGCGATGAGCACGAAGAATTTGGCCGGATGATGGAAGAATGGGGCGACCGCTTTGGCAAAAACTTTCAATTTTATTTCAACGATGGGTTTGCCGACCAGATGGAAGCCTTGTCCGACCGGCTCAGGGATTTGGACTTCGACCACAATTTTGAATTCAACTTTGAAGACAACCTGAAAGGGATGCAAGAGCACCTCGACAAGGCTAAAGAAAGGCTAAAACAGCAGGAAGCGGAATTGAAAAAGGCGGAGGCACGAATGAAAGGGTTTGAGGGGGCACTCCAGGGCCAACTCATTAAAGACGGCTACCTCAAGAAAGGGGAAAAAGTAGAGTCCTTCAGTTGGGAGGATGGGGCCCTGACCGTAAACGGGATTAAAATAAAGGAAAAAGACACGGAAAAATATGAGCAGCTAATGGACCAATACCTGCACAAGCACCAGGACAGGAAAAATTAG
- a CDS encoding cytochrome c yields MSKLPFLLFVLVATAGCNPRNKSGQSVKFQQYFVEGEQLYISHCSNCHQKSGKGLGLLYPPLDQSDFMGQHFAEVVCLIKNGKNGEIAVNGKTYNQPMPGIPTLTNLEIAEIATYIYNSWTHERGIIDVKETTKILQECGGD; encoded by the coding sequence ATGAGTAAACTTCCTTTCCTGCTTTTTGTGCTCGTGGCCACTGCAGGTTGCAACCCCCGGAACAAATCCGGACAGTCGGTAAAATTCCAACAATATTTTGTGGAAGGGGAGCAGTTGTACATCAGCCATTGCAGCAACTGCCACCAAAAATCGGGAAAGGGCCTAGGCTTGCTTTATCCCCCCCTTGACCAATCGGATTTTATGGGCCAACACTTTGCTGAGGTGGTTTGCCTCATCAAAAATGGTAAAAACGGGGAGATAGCGGTAAATGGCAAAACCTACAACCAGCCCATGCCGGGAATACCCACGCTTACCAATCTGGAGATAGCGGAAATAGCCACTTATATCTACAACTCGTGGACGCACGAGAGAGGGATCATTGACGTAAAGGAAACCACAAAAATTTTGCAGGAATGTGGTGGCGACTAA
- a CDS encoding SCO family protein — MKKLVLFMAWAGAIAGCAHQEKPLPIFGQREVVNGDTVYHKIARFQFVDQDSAMVTNDTFKGQIYVSDFFFTTCRTICPIMKTQMLRVYKATAGMPDVKLLSHTIDPEYDTVALLHDFAKKLGVTSDRWHFVTGAKDSIYKIAQTSYFATAMEDKSEPDGFIHSGAFLLIDKDQRIRGKYDGTKEEDVDRLLADIKRLQKEYE, encoded by the coding sequence ATGAAAAAGTTGGTTTTGTTTATGGCATGGGCAGGGGCGATCGCAGGATGTGCCCATCAAGAAAAGCCCCTCCCTATTTTTGGGCAACGCGAAGTGGTGAACGGTGACACGGTATACCACAAAATTGCCCGTTTTCAATTTGTGGACCAGGACAGTGCCATGGTGACCAATGACACGTTCAAAGGCCAGATTTATGTATCCGATTTCTTTTTTACCACCTGCCGGACGATATGCCCTATCATGAAAACCCAAATGCTACGGGTATATAAGGCAACGGCCGGTATGCCAGATGTAAAATTATTGTCGCATACCATTGACCCGGAATACGATACGGTGGCCTTGCTGCACGACTTTGCCAAAAAACTGGGCGTGACCAGCGACCGGTGGCACTTTGTTACCGGTGCCAAAGACTCTATTTACAAGATCGCACAGACCAGCTATTTTGCCACGGCCATGGAAGATAAATCCGAGCCCGATGGGTTTATCCATAGTGGCGCGTTTTTGTTGATCGATAAAGACCAGCGCATTCGCGGCAAGTATGATGGCACAAAGGAAGAAGATGTAGACCGCTTGTTGGCGGACATCAAAAGACTGCAAAAGGAATATGAGTAA